Proteins found in one Planococcus citri chromosome 2, ihPlaCitr1.1, whole genome shotgun sequence genomic segment:
- the LOC135836949 gene encoding uncharacterized protein LOC135836949 codes for MTQAETDDKESLKTRHSRGSRRPSVDTLADGRSITSQSDTRSYREKLKDRINIVKERAGVSAVSTQKGLKYIQKTSSKNALLGRITDMLLKEEADVKEALERHAKSKLQKKQENTGTEDANGKLKEMQHEQDIRYETSIEFFTKVWKSPEENTSSESALNSPRKETENVALLNNGNEDGIKILAADYLGLKETIMEPVEFKTAQLTDDEQRKNKMKDVLFYTTLEPTELQRQQNENKATRIVKDEGFFVPSRPKVKATNMTRMHQRLYNENNRFEFT; via the exons ATGACACAAGCGGAAACAGACGATAAGGAAAGCTTGAAAACTCGACATAGCAGAGGAAGCAGAAGACCATCGGTCGACACATTAGCCGATGGCAGAAGCATCACTTCGCAATCTGACACTCGATCTTATCGAGAAAAACTCAAAGATAGGATCAATATCgtaaaa GAGAGAGCTGGCGTTTCAGCAGTATCTACCCAAAAAGGATTGAAATATATTCAGAAAACTTCCAGCAAAAATGCTTTACTAGGCCGCATAACAGATATG TTGCTGAAGGAGGAAGCCGACGTCAAAGAAGCTTTGGAAAGACACGCGaaatcgaaattacaaaagaaACAAGAAAACACCGGAACAGAAGACGCGAACGGAAAGTTGAAAGAAATGCAGCATGAACAG GATATCAGATATGAGACAagcattgaattttttaccaaagtatGGAAATCACCTGAGGAGAATACTTCATCCGAATCTGCTTTGAATTCGCCCAGAAAAG AAACTGAAAACGTTGCCCTCTTGAATAATGGAAACGAAGACGGTATCAAAATCTTAGCAGCCGATTACTTGGGTTTGAAAGAAACCATAATGGAACCAGTCGAATTCAAAACCGCCCAATTGACCGATGACGAGcagcgaaaaaataaaatgaaggaTGTCCTTTTCTACACCACACTAGAACCTA ccgAATTGCAAAGACAGCAGAACGAAAATAAAGCAACACGAATCGTAAAAGACGAAGGTTTTTTTGTACCCAGTCGTCCGAAAGTAAAAGCAACCAACATGACAAGAATGCATCAAAGACTGTATAACGAAAATAACAGGTTTGAATTTACATAG
- the LOC135833977 gene encoding uncharacterized protein LOC135833977, translating into MSPSKKNESTLNSSYDSSGLKYSSIRDTDSTKRKLRKLKHELSATGDLSKVCEAAIHDLKDNEREIFLLKLYVSKLEADKQKLMDDLKLQAQKTEQEKYAKELVQNEKSEQDLSLKIQCAISKVDAIFKMEKCRTGFKYDTTKLKDMLNEEDRNQEKRYQLWKQFLKNPPTNHEISLLLIRVKNHKSWNAKSPRSATDEIDLFAQVIAEVSRSISENLYLSLNRINPVKDVRLIEDTLQNEAVNVLLGDIENASYIILFSDGSKVPV; encoded by the exons atgtctccATCAAAGAAGAATGAAA GTACGTTGAACTCATCCTACGATTCATCTGGTTTGAAATATTCCTCAATTAGAGATACAGATTCAACGAAACGTAAACTGAGaaaa TTGAAACATGAGCTGTCAGCGACGGGAGACCTTTCTAAAGTGTGTGAAGCCGCTATACATGATTTAAAGGACAACGAGCGAGAAATCTTTTTACTCAAGCTCTATGTTTCGAAGTTAGAAGCCGATAAACAGAAATTAATGGATGATTTAAAATTACAGGCTCAAAAGACTGAACAGGAGAAATATGCTAAG GAATTGGTACAAAACGAGAAATCAGAACAAGAtttatctttgaaaattcaatgcgCGATATCAAAGGTTgatgctattttcaaaatggagaaGTGTCGTACAGGATTTAAATATGATACGACTAAATTAAAGGATATGCTTAATGAGGAGGATAGAAATCAAGAAAAACGATACCAGTTATGGAAGCAGTTTTTAAAGAATCCACCGACCAATCATGAGATTTCGTTGTTGTTGATACgtgtcaaaaatcataaatcttGGAACGCAAAATCACCCCGCTCTGCGACAgatgaaattgatttatttgcTCAAGTGATCGCTGAAGTATCCCGTTCTATTTCAGAGAATTTATATTTATCACTGAACAGAATAAACCCTGTAAAAGACGTTCGACTGATAGAGGATACTCTTCAAAATGAAGCAGTGAACGTTTTATTGGGAGATATTGAAAATGCATCCTACATCATCTTATTTTCAGATGGTTCCAAGGTTCCGGTTTGA
- the LOC135836950 gene encoding uncharacterized protein LOC135836950 isoform X1 yields the protein MAEVMNELSGGSGEVDDEHDSIKLNGDDAPSIAANSPSDSQILDDESMPSKDDKCISSSYKSKIDDINNDKNTIRDTADDVEVHEPQNNGNATVANGRLQLDASSYAEDDEDDDDNDSESIQNDKSRPPVSANTNVSSVSKKPIPDLTSISSVTKGNSDSINDSDPLSMNVDEDTNCDSDKAESRLQSNPKGSQVASLTIDDVSTSSASVAKDDSIVSNNRLSGLTITAVNENGAKDDVVATDLSSKRSHDGGDKRSSSTGGDEDDEANEDDEVISITSTPDKSGKKWSKKSSMSILNITPRRSSRNLNKQKSYAEKDGAEFENNSSNDGGRKRTAGSSGGDDEIEEVTPTDPLADEQPRRLSAGKVRGGNKTIVVSDTKGLVEFASNTKASRSNKKEPTLVIIDTNSILSGRGPIPVSQQGGSNSSAASLPIPVSLPINAGAFANATRGNTASSNAAFSVIPIGLPAQGMYSQFKNPPPQIKPIVVGPATTSVTPVPLAHSTTPSATSISTVQTTQPANKQPPVILPSLTDDMFVVEAPSFIVPYVYEKPPMKSLKEHIEKIENDIKRMIAEEEARLEQQERDEAKNSTNEKPTPSESEEKTAPSGDSAAPSDDKATDDAAPKESSTTEDDSKRPEEKEGAENQVAKEVEKSTTSEEKKDAKESGDSTVEPMEVDEEPPATASKPPATIEPDNSVKKMEIDTSPANAIKEIEKKITAGPTTGTDDPKKPASYFDNPLGKFFMQIGLNLVQEQVQTDLLRSQRRKRDKEGGKCSADVQSTIDELTKTLESSKENNDPFKLELKKCELCSFKTESMLVMAHHLETPHMKNFTYRCNFCTLEVRSPHDILYHMEAEHNVRGRLERAPAFHQCPSCPFEDNQKGKLTRHLISCAKKYRPERNQEPPLDWEPPAKIPRMTRNRPPTMSPGNAVYQAAMSGLKQAPQQNTLLPKLLPNATNMKHNMMNAANKRPNLINQFVNRFPNAANAQANFQQRSIPMQTPNQGMMFRPGGANTQTPVLLPQGYHLSGAQIYQTQNNKSQSSQPGLAAAKLLNQPSISITPLPRQPSASSNNSKSGAGKSSNAAMAASNKAGGGNFVVCEICDGYIKDLEQLRNHMQWIHKVKIHPKMIYNRPPLNCQKCQERFFTDQGLERHLLGAHGLVTSSMQEAANKGKDGGRCPVCGRVYQWKLLNHVARDHQMALKPAHLSYKCTVCTATFGMYKQFESHVYSAHSVVAKRAMDPSKKPPPAPSSSQNDTLLKPLKINDEITIIPQPVRSTRPSNNNRESNAATITKTVSNSKKMDCCEDNNNKEDNDDGSSTTKKSDHGNERLCKCTCLMGNFANYEAFRMHLIGKHLKSFKIVVSRLDLKSFIPIANKENAFKLTKFDRNSVSDQVRKQYNLKEFFIEIKRHRLSVDCKYKVVENKPLETVAAAATTSSQPEPENLVAAEVVYSATEDLHDDDARAKCKQKGGRVFVLNTMYEKRKIQIELFLAKKKAQARRTAPASRQIGPKPGPATVVNGGGGKQKKLISRGRRNAARQNVRKSTADSAEIDGSSTSDEDVLNSVDDRRPSTTSYSGSSNSFNQHFMSGPTTMISQQRTVTSSTIRGTAPATATRTQNPRYRLPSQAAPFTIFNHRTVTMMSSAPRPVGFSTAGNRFGAPQVTQIFSQSSVKVTKSITRYSGPGAAAAAAAAARARAEAAKPKPAAPSKPQAFISLLSDSDSDHSDVEIVDCDPVAVAAAAADSRKSDDDNEEAFILPS from the exons ATGGCGGAAGTTATGAATGAATTAAGCGGCGGCAGTGGCGAAGTGGATGATGAACATG ACTCGATAAAATTGAATGGCGACGACGCTCCCAGTATTGCTGCGAACTCTCCGTCAGACTCTCAGATCCTAGATGACGAATCGATGCCGTCGAAAGATGATAAATGTATCTCGTCCAGCTATAAATCCAAAATAGACGATATAAACAACGATAAAAATACGATTCGCGATACAGCAGATGATGTTGAAGTCCACGAACCACAAAATAACGGCAACGCAACTGTAGCTAACGGTCGCCTGCAACTAGACGCTTCATCGTACGCtgaagacgacgaagacgacgacgataatGACAGCGAAAGCATTCAAAATGACAAATCACGACCACCCGTATCTGCGAACACGAACGTGAGCTCGGTTTCAAAAAAGCCTATACCCGATCTAACATCTATAAGCTCTGTGACCAAGGGTAATTCAGACAGCATCAACGACTCCGATCCGTTATCGATGAACGTTGATGAAGATACGAATTGTGATAGCGATAAGGCTGAATCTAGGCTACAATCGAACCCGAAAGGTAGCCAAGTCGCGAGTTTAACCATCGACGATGTTAGTACGTCCAGTGCGAGTGTTGCTAAAGACGACAGCATCGTTTCGAATAACCGTTTGTCGGGTCTAACTATTACAGCTGTCAACGAGAACGGTGCTAAAGACGACGTTGTAGCGACTGATTTAAGTAGTAAACGATCCCACGACGGAGGCGATAAGAGATCGAGCTCTACCGGCGGTGATGAAGATGACGAAGCTAACGAAGACGACGAAGTGATCTCTATTACAAGTACGCCTGATAAAAGCGGCAAAAAATGGTCGAAGAAATCTTCCATGTCTATATTGAATATTACTCCTCGTAGAAGTAGTCGAAAtctaaataaacaaaaaagctACGCCGAAAAAGACGGCGCCGAATTTGAAAACAACAGCAGCAACGACGGCGGTAGAAAACGTACGGCTGGCTCCAGCGGCGGTGATGACGAGATCGAGGAAGTTACTCCGACCGATCCGTTAGCTGACGAACAACCTCGTCGATTATCAGCTGGCAAAGTACGCGGAGGTAACAAAACGATCGTCGTCAGTGATACCAAAGGTTTGGTGGAATTCGCCTCCAATACCAAAGCGTCTCGTTCGAATAAAAAAGAACCAACTTTAGTGATAATAGATACTAACTCGATATTATCGGGCCGAGGACCGATACCAGTATCGCAGCAAGGTGGTTCAAATTCGTCCGCTGCCTCCCTTCCGATTCCGGTCTCTTTACCGATAAATGCTGGTGCTTTTGCTAACGCTACACGAGGTAATACCGCTTCGTCGAACGCTGCATTCTCCGTTATACCGATCGGTCTACCGGCTCAAGGCATGTACTCGCAGTTCAAGAACCCGCCCCCTCAGATTAAACCGATTGTCGTTGGACCGGCTACGACATCGGTCACACCGGTACCGCTGGCTCATTCTACGACCCCGTCAGCAACGAGCATTTCAACAGTTCAGACGACTCAGCCTGCTAATAAACAACCTCCGGTTATATTACCTTCGTTGACGGATGACATGTTCGTCGTCGAAGCTCCCTCGTTCATCGTACCCTACGTTTATGAAAAACCTCCGATGAAATCGCTCAAAGAACacatcgaaaaaatcgaaaacgatATTAAGCGAATGATAGCCGAAGAAGAAGCTCGACTAGAGCAACAAGAACGCGACGAAGCTAAAAATAGCACCAATGAGAAACCGACACCGAGCGAAAGCGAAGAGAAAACCGCCCCTAGTGGCGATTCTGCCGCACCATCCGATGACAAAGCTACCGATGATGCTGCTCCGAAAGAAAGCTCGACCACAGAGGACGATTCTAAACGACCAGAAGAAAAAGAAGGCGCTGAAAACCAAGTGGCCAAAGAAGTAGAAAAATCCACCACCAGCGAAGAGAAAAAAGATGCTAAAGAAAGCGGCGATTCGACCGTCGAACCTATGGAGGTAGACGAAGAGCCTCCGGCGACCGCTTCTAAACCTCCGGCAACCATTGAACCGGATAACAGCGTTAAAAAGATGGAAATCGACACGTCACCGGCCAACGCTATCAAAGAAATCGAGAAGAAAATCACAGCCGGTCCGACCACCGGTACCGACGATCCGAAAAAACCTGCTTCCTATTTTGATAACCCGTTGGGCAAGTTCTTCATGCAAATCGGTTTGAATCTAGTTCAAGAACAAGTTCAAACCGATCTTCTCCGGTCGCAGAGACGTAAACGGGATAAAGAAGGCGGTAAATGCTCCGCGGACGTTCAATCGACCATCGACGAGCTGACCAAGACGCTCGAATCGAGCAAAGAAAACAACGACCCGTTCAAATTGGAGCTTAAAAAATGCGAATTGTGTAGTTTCAAGACGGAATCGATGCTCGTGATGGCGCATCATTTGGAAACGCCGCATATGAAGAATTTCACGTACAGGTGTAATTTCTGTACCCTAGAGGTACGAAGCCCCCATGACATATTGTACCATATGGAAGCCGAACACAATGTCAGAGGCAGACTCGAACGAGCTCCGGCATTCCATCAGTGCCCTAGTTGCCCATTCGAAGATAACCAAAAAGGTAAACTTACCCGGCATCTGATATCTTGCGCGAAGAAATACCGTCCAGAAAGAAACCag GAACCACCGCTAGATTGGGAACCTCCGGCGAAGATACCGCGAATGACGAGAAACCGACCACCTACCATGAGTCCCGGCAATGCTGTGTACCAAGCGGCCATGTCCGGTCTGAAACAAGCGCCGCAGCAGAATACTCTGTTACCCAAGTTATTGCCGAATGCGACCAATATGAAACATAACATGATGAACGCTGCTAACAAGAGGCCAAATTTGATCAATCAGTTCGTCAACAGGTTCCCGAATGCCGCTAATGCCCAGGCCAACTTTCAACAAAGATCGATTCCAATGCAAACTCCTAATCAAG GTATGATGTTCAGACCAGGAGGAGCGAACACGCAAACGCCCGTTTTATTACCTCAAGGTTACCATCTATCCGGTGCTCAAATCTATCAG ACTCAGAATAATAAATCGCAATCGTCGCAGCCTGGTTTGGCGGCAGCTAAATTACTAAATCAGCCCAGTATCTCTATTACTCCTTTGCCGAGACAGCCGTCCGCTTCGTCCAATAACTCGAAATCCGGCGCTGGTAAATCCTCGAACGCTGCCATGGCAGCCAGTAACAAAGCTGGTGGCGGTAATTTCGTCGTCTGCGAAATCTGCGACGGTTATATTAAG GACTTGGAACAATTACGAAATCACATGCAGTGGATACACAAGGTGAAAATCCACCCGAAAATGATCTACAACCGACCGCctttgaattgtcaaaaatgtcaagaaaGATTCTTCACCGATCAAGGCTTAGAACGTCATTTACTCGGCGCTCACGGTTTGGTCACGTCTAGCATGCAGGAAGCGGCTAATAAAGGCAAAGATGGCGGCCGGTGCCCGGTTTGCGGTCGTGTATATCAATGGAAGCTTCTGAATCATGTCGCTCGTGATCACCAAATGGCTCTGAAACCGGCCCATCTGTCGTACAAGTGTACCGTGTGCACGGCTACCTTCGGAATGTACAAGCAGTTCGAAAGTCACGTGTATTCGGCTCACAGCGTGGTCGCTAAGCGAGCCATGGATCCGTCGAAGAAACCTCCGCCAGCGCCTAGTTCGTCTCAA AACGATACGTTACTAAAACCGTTGAAAATTAACGACGAGATTACTATAATACCGCAACCGGTTCGATCGACGAGACCTAGTAATAATAATAGAGAATCTAATGCAGCTACAATAACCAAAACTGTGTCCAACAGTAAAAAA ATGGATTGTTGCGAagacaacaacaacaaagaGGACAACGACGACGGTAGTAGTACTACTAAAAAATCTGACCACGGTAACGAGCGATTGTGTAAATGCACCTGTCTGATGGGAAACTTCGCCAACTACGAAGCATTCCGAATGCACTTGATTGGAAAACACCTGAAAAGCTTCAAGATAGTAGTATCGCGTTTAgatttaaaatcatttattcCTATAGCGAATAAAGAGAAcgcgtttaaattgaccaagtTCGATCGTAATTCAGTCTCGGACCAAGTTCGAAAACAATACAATTTGAAGGAATTCTTCATCGAAATCAAACGACACCGTTTAAGCGTCGATTGCAAGTACAAAGTCGTCGAAAACAAACCCCTAGAAACGGTTGCCGCCGCCGCCACTACTTCCAGCCAACCCGAACCCGAGAACCTGGTTGCCGCCGAAGTCGTCTACTCGGCGACTGAAGACTTGCACGATGATGACGCCAGAGCCAAATGCAAGCAGAAGGGAGGACGTGTGTTCGTATTGAACACGATGTACGAAAAACGTAAAATACAGATCGAGCTTTTTTTGGCTAAGAAAAAAGCTCAAGCTCGTAGAACTGCTCCAGCGTCTCGGCAGATTGGGCCCAAACCAGGTCCAGCTACGGTAGTCAACGGTGGTGGTGGTAAACAGAAGAAGCTGATATCGAGAGGTCGTCGTAACGCTGCTAGACAAAATGTTCGGAAAAGCACCGCCGATAGTGCAGAGATAGACGGATCTTCGACTTCGGATGAAGACGTGTTGAACTCGGTCGATGACCGAAGACCATCGACGACCAGTTATTCGGGTTCCTCGAATTCGTTCAACCAACACTTCATGTCCGGACCAACGACGATGATATCGCAACAACGTACGGTCACTTCAAGTACAATCCGCGGAACGGCCCCGGCGACTGCGACCAGAACGCAGAATCCTCGATATCGACTTCCATCTCAAGCCGCACCGTTCACCATCTTCAATCATCGAACCGTGACTATGATGAGCAGTGCACCGAGACCAGTCGGTTTCTCTACGGCTGGGAACCGATTCGGCGCTCCTCAAGTGACGCAGATTTTCAGTCAAAGCTCCGTCAAGGTGACGAAAAGCATTACCCGGTACTCGGGTCCCGGTGCGGCTGcagcagcggcggcggcggctcgTGCTAGGGCAGAAGCCGCTAAACCTAAACCCGCTGCTCCTAGTAAACCGCAGGCTTTCATTAGTCTGTTGAGTGATAGCGATAGTGACCATAGCGATGTTGAAATCGTCGACTGTGATccggtggcggtggcggcggcggcggctgaTTCTCGTAAATCCGACGACGATAACGAAGAAGCGTTTATTCTTCCATCGTGA
- the LOC135836950 gene encoding MOG interacting and ectopic P-granules protein 1-like isoform X2, which yields MAEVMNELSGGSGEVDDEHDSIKLNGDDAPSIAANSPSDSQILDDESMPSKDDKCISSSYKSKIDDINNDKNTIRDTADDVEVHEPQNNGNATVANGRLQLDASSYAEDDEDDDDNDSESIQNDKSRPPVSANTNVSSVSKKPIPDLTSISSVTKGNSDSINDSDPLSMNVDEDTNCDSDKAESRLQSNPKGSQVASLTIDDVSTSSASVAKDDSIVSNNRLSGLTITAVNENGAKDDVVATDLSSKRSHDGGDKRSSSTGGDEDDEANEDDEVISITSTPDKSGKKWSKKSSMSILNITPRRSSRNLNKQKSYAEKDGAEFENNSSNDGGRKRTAGSSGGDDEIEEVTPTDPLADEQPRRLSAGKVRGGNKTIVVSDTKGLVEFASNTKASRSNKKEPTLVIIDTNSILSGRGPIPVSQQGGSNSSAASLPIPVSLPINAGAFANATRGNTASSNAAFSVIPIGLPAQGMYSQFKNPPPQIKPIVVGPATTSVTPVPLAHSTTPSATSISTVQTTQPANKQPPVILPSLTDDMFVVEAPSFIVPYVYEKPPMKSLKEHIEKIENDIKRMIAEEEARLEQQERDEAKNSTNEKPTPSESEEKTAPSGDSAAPSDDKATDDAAPKESSTTEDDSKRPEEKEGAENQVAKEVEKSTTSEEKKDAKESGDSTVEPMEVDEEPPATASKPPATIEPDNSVKKMEIDTSPANAIKEIEKKITAGPTTGTDDPKKPASYFDNPLGKFFMQIGLNLVQEQVQTDLLRSQRRKRDKEGGKCSADVQSTIDELTKTLESSKENNDPFKLELKKCELCSFKTESMLVMAHHLETPHMKNFTYRCNFCTLEVRSPHDILYHMEAEHNVRGRLERAPAFHQCPSCPFEDNQKGKLTRHLISCAKKYRPERNQEPPLDWEPPAKIPRMTRNRPPTMSPGNAVYQAAMSGLKQAPQQNTLLPKLLPNATNMKHNMMNAANKRPNLINQFVNRFPNAANAQANFQQRSIPMQTPNQGMMFRPGGANTQTPVLLPQGYHLSGAQIYQTQNNKSQSSQPGLAAAKLLNQPSISITPLPRQPSASSNNSKSGAGKSSNAAMAASNKAGGGNFVVCEICDGYIKDLEQLRNHMQWIHKVKIHPKMIYNRPPLNCQKCQERFFTDQGLERHLLGAHGLVTSSMQEAANKGKDGGRCPVCGRVYQWKLLNHVARDHQMALKPAHLSYKCTVCTATFGMYKQFESHVYSAHSVVAKRAMDPSKKPPPAPSSSQNDTLLKPLKINDEITIIPQPVRSTRPSNNNRESNAATITKTVSNSKKV from the exons ATGGCGGAAGTTATGAATGAATTAAGCGGCGGCAGTGGCGAAGTGGATGATGAACATG ACTCGATAAAATTGAATGGCGACGACGCTCCCAGTATTGCTGCGAACTCTCCGTCAGACTCTCAGATCCTAGATGACGAATCGATGCCGTCGAAAGATGATAAATGTATCTCGTCCAGCTATAAATCCAAAATAGACGATATAAACAACGATAAAAATACGATTCGCGATACAGCAGATGATGTTGAAGTCCACGAACCACAAAATAACGGCAACGCAACTGTAGCTAACGGTCGCCTGCAACTAGACGCTTCATCGTACGCtgaagacgacgaagacgacgacgataatGACAGCGAAAGCATTCAAAATGACAAATCACGACCACCCGTATCTGCGAACACGAACGTGAGCTCGGTTTCAAAAAAGCCTATACCCGATCTAACATCTATAAGCTCTGTGACCAAGGGTAATTCAGACAGCATCAACGACTCCGATCCGTTATCGATGAACGTTGATGAAGATACGAATTGTGATAGCGATAAGGCTGAATCTAGGCTACAATCGAACCCGAAAGGTAGCCAAGTCGCGAGTTTAACCATCGACGATGTTAGTACGTCCAGTGCGAGTGTTGCTAAAGACGACAGCATCGTTTCGAATAACCGTTTGTCGGGTCTAACTATTACAGCTGTCAACGAGAACGGTGCTAAAGACGACGTTGTAGCGACTGATTTAAGTAGTAAACGATCCCACGACGGAGGCGATAAGAGATCGAGCTCTACCGGCGGTGATGAAGATGACGAAGCTAACGAAGACGACGAAGTGATCTCTATTACAAGTACGCCTGATAAAAGCGGCAAAAAATGGTCGAAGAAATCTTCCATGTCTATATTGAATATTACTCCTCGTAGAAGTAGTCGAAAtctaaataaacaaaaaagctACGCCGAAAAAGACGGCGCCGAATTTGAAAACAACAGCAGCAACGACGGCGGTAGAAAACGTACGGCTGGCTCCAGCGGCGGTGATGACGAGATCGAGGAAGTTACTCCGACCGATCCGTTAGCTGACGAACAACCTCGTCGATTATCAGCTGGCAAAGTACGCGGAGGTAACAAAACGATCGTCGTCAGTGATACCAAAGGTTTGGTGGAATTCGCCTCCAATACCAAAGCGTCTCGTTCGAATAAAAAAGAACCAACTTTAGTGATAATAGATACTAACTCGATATTATCGGGCCGAGGACCGATACCAGTATCGCAGCAAGGTGGTTCAAATTCGTCCGCTGCCTCCCTTCCGATTCCGGTCTCTTTACCGATAAATGCTGGTGCTTTTGCTAACGCTACACGAGGTAATACCGCTTCGTCGAACGCTGCATTCTCCGTTATACCGATCGGTCTACCGGCTCAAGGCATGTACTCGCAGTTCAAGAACCCGCCCCCTCAGATTAAACCGATTGTCGTTGGACCGGCTACGACATCGGTCACACCGGTACCGCTGGCTCATTCTACGACCCCGTCAGCAACGAGCATTTCAACAGTTCAGACGACTCAGCCTGCTAATAAACAACCTCCGGTTATATTACCTTCGTTGACGGATGACATGTTCGTCGTCGAAGCTCCCTCGTTCATCGTACCCTACGTTTATGAAAAACCTCCGATGAAATCGCTCAAAGAACacatcgaaaaaatcgaaaacgatATTAAGCGAATGATAGCCGAAGAAGAAGCTCGACTAGAGCAACAAGAACGCGACGAAGCTAAAAATAGCACCAATGAGAAACCGACACCGAGCGAAAGCGAAGAGAAAACCGCCCCTAGTGGCGATTCTGCCGCACCATCCGATGACAAAGCTACCGATGATGCTGCTCCGAAAGAAAGCTCGACCACAGAGGACGATTCTAAACGACCAGAAGAAAAAGAAGGCGCTGAAAACCAAGTGGCCAAAGAAGTAGAAAAATCCACCACCAGCGAAGAGAAAAAAGATGCTAAAGAAAGCGGCGATTCGACCGTCGAACCTATGGAGGTAGACGAAGAGCCTCCGGCGACCGCTTCTAAACCTCCGGCAACCATTGAACCGGATAACAGCGTTAAAAAGATGGAAATCGACACGTCACCGGCCAACGCTATCAAAGAAATCGAGAAGAAAATCACAGCCGGTCCGACCACCGGTACCGACGATCCGAAAAAACCTGCTTCCTATTTTGATAACCCGTTGGGCAAGTTCTTCATGCAAATCGGTTTGAATCTAGTTCAAGAACAAGTTCAAACCGATCTTCTCCGGTCGCAGAGACGTAAACGGGATAAAGAAGGCGGTAAATGCTCCGCGGACGTTCAATCGACCATCGACGAGCTGACCAAGACGCTCGAATCGAGCAAAGAAAACAACGACCCGTTCAAATTGGAGCTTAAAAAATGCGAATTGTGTAGTTTCAAGACGGAATCGATGCTCGTGATGGCGCATCATTTGGAAACGCCGCATATGAAGAATTTCACGTACAGGTGTAATTTCTGTACCCTAGAGGTACGAAGCCCCCATGACATATTGTACCATATGGAAGCCGAACACAATGTCAGAGGCAGACTCGAACGAGCTCCGGCATTCCATCAGTGCCCTAGTTGCCCATTCGAAGATAACCAAAAAGGTAAACTTACCCGGCATCTGATATCTTGCGCGAAGAAATACCGTCCAGAAAGAAACCag GAACCACCGCTAGATTGGGAACCTCCGGCGAAGATACCGCGAATGACGAGAAACCGACCACCTACCATGAGTCCCGGCAATGCTGTGTACCAAGCGGCCATGTCCGGTCTGAAACAAGCGCCGCAGCAGAATACTCTGTTACCCAAGTTATTGCCGAATGCGACCAATATGAAACATAACATGATGAACGCTGCTAACAAGAGGCCAAATTTGATCAATCAGTTCGTCAACAGGTTCCCGAATGCCGCTAATGCCCAGGCCAACTTTCAACAAAGATCGATTCCAATGCAAACTCCTAATCAAG GTATGATGTTCAGACCAGGAGGAGCGAACACGCAAACGCCCGTTTTATTACCTCAAGGTTACCATCTATCCGGTGCTCAAATCTATCAG ACTCAGAATAATAAATCGCAATCGTCGCAGCCTGGTTTGGCGGCAGCTAAATTACTAAATCAGCCCAGTATCTCTATTACTCCTTTGCCGAGACAGCCGTCCGCTTCGTCCAATAACTCGAAATCCGGCGCTGGTAAATCCTCGAACGCTGCCATGGCAGCCAGTAACAAAGCTGGTGGCGGTAATTTCGTCGTCTGCGAAATCTGCGACGGTTATATTAAG GACTTGGAACAATTACGAAATCACATGCAGTGGATACACAAGGTGAAAATCCACCCGAAAATGATCTACAACCGACCGCctttgaattgtcaaaaatgtcaagaaaGATTCTTCACCGATCAAGGCTTAGAACGTCATTTACTCGGCGCTCACGGTTTGGTCACGTCTAGCATGCAGGAAGCGGCTAATAAAGGCAAAGATGGCGGCCGGTGCCCGGTTTGCGGTCGTGTATATCAATGGAAGCTTCTGAATCATGTCGCTCGTGATCACCAAATGGCTCTGAAACCGGCCCATCTGTCGTACAAGTGTACCGTGTGCACGGCTACCTTCGGAATGTACAAGCAGTTCGAAAGTCACGTGTATTCGGCTCACAGCGTGGTCGCTAAGCGAGCCATGGATCCGTCGAAGAAACCTCCGCCAGCGCCTAGTTCGTCTCAA AACGATACGTTACTAAAACCGTTGAAAATTAACGACGAGATTACTATAATACCGCAACCGGTTCGATCGACGAGACCTAGTAATAATAATAGAGAATCTAATGCAGCTACAATAACCAAAACTGTGTCCAACAGTAAAAAA GTGTAA